A single window of Sandaracinaceae bacterium DNA harbors:
- the nuoK gene encoding NADH-quinone oxidoreductase subunit NuoK — translation MEIGLGTYLALASVLFAIGAIGFLTRRNTLLQLMSIEIMLNSVNLTLVAFNRWNPGEAGAWTHQGQVFAFFVIAVAASEAAVGLAILISLFRLKRSVESDRADLLKH, via the coding sequence GTGGAGATCGGTCTTGGGACATATCTCGCGCTCGCGTCCGTGCTCTTCGCCATCGGGGCGATCGGCTTTCTGACGCGACGCAACACGCTCCTCCAGCTGATGTCGATCGAGATCATGTTGAACTCGGTCAACCTCACGCTGGTGGCGTTCAACCGCTGGAACCCCGGCGAGGCCGGCGCCTGGACGCACCAGGGGCAGGTCTTCGCCTTCTTCGTGATCGCGGTGGCGGCATCGGAAGCCGCGGTCGGGCTCGCGATCCTCATCAGCCTTTTCCGCCTGAAGCGCTCCGTCGAGAGCGATCGGGCAGATCTCTTGAAGCACTAG
- a CDS encoding NADH-quinone oxidoreductase subunit J: MSGGGQLIFLLCAVVAIVTAVMTVSLRSPLRAAVSLLAHILSLAGLYLTLHAHLLAAIQLLVYAGAVVVLFIFVIMLIGPSAMPASKDQRGLATRVAVACVMAMVGGTLAFGVSTIDRPYVDLDQCRGAVAECGQFGGVEAVGTALYQGAAVPFELLSILLLVAIIAAVAVARGHSPDEKRSFEKRSQSAAGGAASK, translated from the coding sequence GTGAGCGGTGGCGGACAGCTGATCTTCCTTCTCTGCGCCGTCGTGGCCATCGTCACGGCGGTGATGACCGTCAGCCTGAGGAGCCCCTTGCGGGCCGCGGTGTCGCTGCTCGCGCACATCCTCTCGCTCGCGGGCCTGTACCTGACGCTGCACGCGCATCTGCTCGCGGCGATCCAGCTGCTGGTCTACGCGGGCGCGGTCGTAGTGCTCTTCATCTTCGTCATCATGCTGATAGGCCCATCCGCCATGCCAGCGTCGAAGGACCAACGTGGCCTGGCGACGCGCGTAGCGGTGGCGTGCGTGATGGCGATGGTCGGGGGCACCCTCGCGTTCGGCGTCTCGACCATCGACCGACCGTACGTCGACCTCGACCAGTGCCGCGGCGCCGTCGCGGAGTGCGGTCAGTTCGGTGGCGTCGAGGCGGTGGGCACGGCGCTCTACCAGGGCGCCGCGGTCCCGTTCGAGCTGCTCTCGATCCTCCTCCTCGTCGCGATCATCGCGGCGGTGGCGGTGGCGCGCGGGCACAGCCCGGACGAGAAGCGCAGCTTCGAGAAGCGCAGTCAGTCCGCCGCCGGCGGCGCGGCGAGCAAGTAG
- the nuoF gene encoding NADH-quinone oxidoreductase subunit NuoF: MADRDPILSDRFGTEESWTLPVAERLGAYKQARSALTGMPPEKVLEEVKAANIRGRGGAGFPAGVKWGFLPKDREVTYLVINADEGEPGTFKDRQIMEKDPHRLIEGCIIAMHAIRAHVTYIYVRCELVTSIRRLEAAIEDARKKGYLGKRPFGVDFEMDVHVHPGAGAYICGEETALLNSLEGKRGEPRLKPPFPAVIGAFGQPTIVNNVETIAAVPDVIDRGGKAWSDISLLPESFRDGGTRLYGVSGHVKNPGVFEAPVGITLRDLIYDLGGGMLHDDRPLKGVIPGGSSTPVIHPDHKVNAPKDDDPMHPWHGMSHLDVPMGVDTMRNIGTMLGTCCAIVMDSSVNMTEAARNLMKFYAHESCGQCTPCREGSGWLVDVLDQIASGKGTRADVDMLVDISNNMMGNTICALADGTAMPMLGFIRKYPEDFYSAVEQGMGENERLDAAVRRSLYAEAAE, encoded by the coding sequence ATGGCCGACCGTGATCCCATCCTCTCCGACCGCTTCGGCACCGAGGAGTCCTGGACCCTCCCCGTCGCCGAGCGTCTCGGCGCCTACAAGCAGGCGCGCAGCGCGCTGACCGGCATGCCTCCCGAGAAGGTGCTCGAGGAGGTCAAGGCGGCGAACATCCGCGGCCGAGGCGGCGCCGGCTTCCCGGCGGGCGTCAAGTGGGGCTTCCTCCCCAAGGACCGCGAGGTCACCTACCTCGTCATCAACGCCGACGAGGGCGAGCCCGGGACCTTCAAGGATCGCCAGATCATGGAGAAGGACCCGCACCGGCTCATCGAGGGCTGCATCATCGCGATGCACGCCATCCGGGCGCACGTCACCTACATCTACGTGCGCTGCGAGCTGGTGACGTCCATCCGCCGGCTCGAGGCGGCGATCGAGGACGCGCGCAAGAAGGGCTACCTCGGCAAGCGCCCCTTCGGCGTGGACTTCGAGATGGACGTGCACGTCCACCCGGGCGCCGGCGCGTACATCTGCGGTGAAGAGACCGCGCTCCTCAACTCGCTCGAAGGCAAGCGCGGCGAGCCCCGGCTCAAGCCCCCGTTCCCCGCCGTCATCGGCGCCTTCGGCCAGCCGACCATCGTCAACAACGTCGAGACCATCGCGGCCGTGCCGGACGTGATCGACCGCGGCGGCAAGGCGTGGAGCGACATCAGCCTCCTGCCCGAGTCGTTCCGCGACGGAGGCACGCGCCTCTACGGCGTCAGCGGTCACGTCAAGAACCCCGGGGTCTTCGAGGCGCCCGTCGGGATCACCCTCCGCGACCTCATCTACGATCTCGGCGGCGGCATGCTGCACGACGATCGCCCCCTCAAGGGCGTCATCCCCGGCGGCAGCTCCACCCCCGTGATCCACCCGGATCACAAGGTGAACGCGCCCAAGGACGACGACCCGATGCACCCGTGGCACGGGATGTCGCACCTCGACGTGCCCATGGGCGTCGACACGATGCGCAACATCGGCACGATGCTCGGCACGTGCTGCGCCATCGTCATGGACAGCTCGGTCAACATGACCGAGGCGGCGCGCAACCTGATGAAGTTCTACGCCCACGAGTCTTGCGGCCAGTGCACGCCCTGCCGCGAGGGGAGCGGGTGGCTGGTCGACGTGCTCGACCAGATCGCGAGCGGCAAGGGCACGCGGGCGGATGTCGACATGCTCGTCGACATCTCCAACAACATGATGGGCAACACGATCTGCGCGCTCGCAGACGGGACCGCGATGCCCATGCTCGGCTTCATCCGGAAGTACCCCGAGGACTTCTATTCGGCGGTGGAGCAGGGCATGGGTGAGAACGAGCGGCTCGACGCGGCGGTGCGCAGGAGTCTTTACGCGGAGGCTGCCGAGTGA
- a CDS encoding NAD(P)H-dependent oxidoreductase subunit E has product MSFSLSTNHDQVVDELIARYPTKMAACIPVLHLCQEQEGWVSPDIIQFVADRLDMSTSQVKGVVTFYTMYHQEKVAPNVVWVCRTLSCDLRGAKTIQEHLERRLGCGVGGTSRDGKVTLLKAECLAACGNAPMIQLNDEFHEHLDIAKLDRVLDELGVAPMPAELRTAPPVSSPSSAATAADQGEEE; this is encoded by the coding sequence ATGTCGTTCAGTCTTTCCACGAATCACGATCAGGTCGTCGACGAGCTCATCGCTCGCTACCCGACCAAGATGGCCGCGTGCATTCCCGTCCTCCATCTCTGCCAGGAGCAGGAGGGGTGGGTCAGCCCGGACATCATCCAGTTCGTCGCCGACCGGCTCGACATGAGCACGAGCCAGGTGAAGGGCGTCGTCACCTTCTACACGATGTACCACCAGGAGAAGGTGGCCCCGAACGTCGTGTGGGTGTGTCGCACCCTCAGCTGCGATCTCCGCGGCGCCAAGACGATCCAGGAGCACCTCGAGCGCCGGCTCGGCTGCGGCGTCGGCGGCACCAGCCGCGACGGCAAGGTCACGCTGCTGAAGGCCGAGTGCCTCGCCGCGTGCGGCAACGCGCCGATGATCCAGCTCAACGACGAGTTCCACGAGCACCTGGACATCGCGAAGCTCGACCGCGTGCTCGACGAGCTGGGCGTGGCGCCCATGCCCGCCGAGCTCCGCACCGCGCCTCCCGTCTCGAGCCCTTCGAGCGCTGCTACCGCGGCTGACCAGGGCGAGGAAGAGTGA